In Mangifera indica cultivar Alphonso chromosome 1, CATAS_Mindica_2.1, whole genome shotgun sequence, a single genomic region encodes these proteins:
- the LOC123221910 gene encoding transcription factor TGA1-like, with the protein MELHPIMSSKGMNSPSAQFVTPSRLGIYEPIHQLGTWGGNIKSNGNPSTSTPMIVEVDTKLDTQSEDTSHGTFPPSNKYEQEASKPVDKIQRRLAQNREAARKSRLRKKAYVQQLESSRLKLVQLEQELERDRQQGLYMGGGVEGSQIGFSGPVNSGIAAFEMEYGHWVEEQNRQICELRSALQAHISDIELHILVEGGMSHYFELFRLKSAAAKDDVFYVMSGMWKTAAERFFFWIGGFRPSELLKVLHPHLDTLTDSQFMDVNNLRQSCQQAEDALSQGMDKLQSTLADTVAAGQLVEGGCIPRIPTAMEKLEALVSFVNQADHLRQETLQQMFRILTTRQAARGLLALGEYFQRLRALSSIWATRPREPA; encoded by the exons ATGGAGTTGCATCCCATCATGAGTTCAAAGGGCATGAACTCTCCGTCTGCCCAGTTTGTCACCCCAAGTAGATTGGGAATTTATGAGCCCATTCATCAACTTGGCACATGGGGGGGAAACATTAAAAGTAATGGCAATCCGAGTACATCAACACCTATGATTGTGGAGGTGGATACAAAACTAGACACTCAG TCAGAGGATACTTCACATGGAACATTCCCACCTTCTAACAAGTATGAACAAGAAGCAAGTAAACCTGTTGATAAG ATACAAAGACGTCTTGCACAGAACCGTGAAGCTGCTCGTAAAAGCCGGTTGCGGAAAAAG GCCTATGTTCAGCAGCTTGAATCTAGTAGATTAAAGTTAGTTCAGTTGGAGCAGGAACTCGAGCGAGACAGACAACAG GGTTTGTACATGGGTGGTGGAGTAGAAGGTTCTCAGATTGGGTTCTCTGGACCTGTAAACTCAG GAATTGCCGCGTTTGAGATGGAGTATGGACACTGGGTTGAAGAGCAAAATAGGCAAATTTGTGAACTGAGGTCTGCTCTGCAGGCCCATATTAGTGATATAGAGCTTCACATACTAGTGGAGGGTGGCATGAGTCACTATTTTGAACTTTTCCGCTTGAAATCCGCTGCTGCAAAAGACGATGTTTTCTATGTAATGTCTGGCATGTGGAAGACAGCAGCTGAACGGTTTTTCTTTTGGATAGGAGGATTTCGCCCATCAGAGCTTCTTAAG GTTCTCCATCCTCATCTTGACACCTTGACGGATTCGCAATTTATGGATGTTAATAACTTAAGACAATCGTGTCAGCAAGCAGAAGATGCTCTTTCACAAGGCATGGATAAATTGCAGTCAACACTTGCTGATACTGTAGCTGCTGGTCAACTGGTCGAAGGAGGTTGCATCCCACGGATACCCACTGCAATGGAAAAGTTGGAAGCTCTAGTCAGCTTCGTGAACCAG GCTGACCATCTTCGCCAGGAAACGCTACAGCAGATGTTTCGAATCCTAACAACTCGCCAGGCAGCTAGAGGCCTGCTTGCACTGGGAGAGTACTTCCAGCGGCTTAGAGCTTTGAGTTCAATTTGGGCCACCCGTCCTCGTGAGCCTGCCTAA